TTGACTGCCTGGCCTGCACAGATACAACGTACCTGCAGTCCTGGAAGGGGAATGCTCTCGCTTGCCAGAACGGCTCGCAGAAGACCGTCCATGGCTCGTCgcacttgcttcggagctgctggATTCTTGTACCGTCTCGGTAGTTGACGCATCATCGTCCGTAGAgtggtcttctccatcttcctcatcCTCACAAGAGGAGAGTGGTCTGATCTGCTCAATCTTTCTGCAGGGCATGGCTCTGTCAACCGTGGACTTTGGTCTGGAAGGTCTTGGGGACAGACTGAAGAGTCCTTTGAAGCCGATTTCATGTTCGTGCAATCGGTTCACGAAAGATTCCTGCAGTAAGCTAAGGTAGACCTTGTGCTTCTGATCCGTCCATCCAGCAGAGGAGCACACCGCCAGGAAGTCCTGCCAGCAGAAAGGAAGAAGAACTTCATGAATCACGGCTCAGAGCTTAAACCATCCGAAAAAATTAGAGGTGTAGAATCTGTATACGCATGGCTGAGGAACAACATGAAAGGCATATATGCTACCATGCTAGGACATCCTAATATCAGCATGGTTACTGCCTAACAACACTCGTTTAAAGTTCGAATCCACAACTTTCTTCTACTCGACATTAAAGGACAAGTTGCTACGCCAGCCCACGCACGCACATGGCCAAAAAATCGACATCTGAATTCGCCATAACGAATCTTCAGGTATTCGCCGAGGAAGAAGAGAGTACTTACCGGCAAGCGTGCGAGCCCCCGCAGATCAGCCTCCATCGTCTTCTTCGCGATCGCTCCAAGCCTTTGCCTGCTTCGACTCGACTCCGGCGTGCTCCGGCCGAACGACCGGCCGATCTTTTATCCTTGGTGGCGTCGCTTTTCCACGTGGTGAAATATCTGGAAGCTGTTACTCGCGTCCAGGTGGGTGTGGGGAGACTCGCCGCACCGCCTACCTCGTGGCCTCTTTATTCTCATCCGGGTGGTTCCACGACATTGCTGGCTGGCTGCTAAGATATTTTGCAGGGCAGCGATATTTTC
This region of Lolium perenne isolate Kyuss_39 chromosome 2, Kyuss_2.0, whole genome shotgun sequence genomic DNA includes:
- the LOC127332656 gene encoding uncharacterized protein gives rise to the protein MEADLRGLARLPDFLAVCSSAGWTDQKHKVYLSLLQESFVNRLHEHEIGFKGLFSLSPRPSRPKSTVDRAMPCRKIEQIRPLSSCEDEEDGEDHSTDDDASTTETVQESSSSEASATSHGRSSASRSGKREHSPSRTADTCKRTTYSCVSSEGSDQNFVDEDVDDTNWIGESRRRRGNKRLKSADDRYDGCWMIK